The sequence AAGTAATCATCGCTATGTCCAGTCTTGATAATATGACTTTTTATTTTATATTTTCTATAATGTTGTCTAGCAGGTAGCCCATCAATAAATACAACCTGAGAGGCTACAGCATCACTTCCTTGTATATGACTGATATCATAACCCTCAATTCTCCTAGGCAAAAAATCTATTTCAAGCAAAGAGGCAAGGTCAGAAGTTGCAAGTTCCTGTTTTTGATGACCTTTTTGTATCCTAATCAACTCATGAGATGCATTTCTCTTTACTAGGTCAATAAATTCTGAATTTTTACTCCTCTTAGGGCAAAATAACTTCACATTTCTTCCTTTAGTCTCACTTAACCAATCAGTTATAAGTTTTTGTTGAATTAAAGGGTATTGCAAATGAATTTGATTTGGAATTTCTACAGAGTCAACTAAACAGTAATGTTCTTCTATGATTCTTTGCAGAATTATTTCATTATCAAGGTCAATCTCATTAGAGATGTAACCAAGTCTACCGACTAATTTACCGCTACGTACCTGAAAAATCTGTATGGAGGCTATTCGATCATCTTTTGCTAATGCTATTACATCTCTAGAAATAGATGAATCTGGAAGAATCATTTTCTGATCTTCACCTATTTTTTCAATACCATTTATTTGATCTCTAACCTGTGCTGCTTTTTCATATTCCATTCTATTTGAATATTTGTACATATTGATTGTTAGTTTTTTAATTAATTCATCTGATCTGCCTTGAAAAACCATGGCAACTTTTTTCAAAGTTTGATGGTATTTTTCAGAACTTATTTTCTGCTGACAAACACCTGGACATCTTCCTATTGAATAATTTAGGCATGTTCTATCTTTATACAAAGGTTGAGGCCTCTGACGTAATGGGAAAACCCTTTTTACCAAAAATAATGTTCTGCGTAGGAGGCCAACATCAACATATGGACCATAATAACGATCTAATTGATTCCTTTTTCTTCTTCTTCTAGTAATATAAATACGTGGATACTCCTCACTCCATGTAATGCATAAATAGGGATACTTCTTATCGTCTTTTAATAGAATATTAAAATAAGGTTGCTTATTTTTGATTAGATTAGATTCAAGAGTTAAAGCCTCAGCCTCATTATCTGTAACAATAAATTCTATTTCTGCAATTTGTCTAATCATTAACTTTATTCTTGGACTATGTTCATTATTTCTATGAAAATAACTTCTTACTCTATTCTTAAGATTTTTTGATTTTCCTACATATAGCAACCTTTCTTCACTATCAAGCATTAAATAACAACCTGGTTCATTTGGTATAAGACCTAATCTTTCGTTAAGTCTCTGCTGATTATTTAGCAGAATCTGTACTTTATTGATTTGGGACAAAGGATATTTATCCGCCGTAATTCCAACCTGTAGAAGAAAGGTTTAAGGCTTCACTATCTTCATTTAGGTGAGCCGCTTTAACTTGCCCTACGAAAACTGTGTGATCTCCGTGAACAACTTCGCCAATTAACTCACATTCAACTCCTCCAATACAATCTTCGAGTATTGGGAGGCCCAATTCACCAAATTTAAATGGGGCAGTTTCAAATCTACCACCAAGAGCCTTTTGGGGTTTAAAAAATACTGCAGCCAAATCTTTCTGGTCTGCCCTAAGTACATTGAGAGAGAAGCGTCTGGTTCGTTTAATAATGCCATGACTACTTCCATCTGCCTTTACAGCCATAACTACTAATGGTGGTTCAAAAGAACCTTGAGTGACCCAGCTAGCTGTAAAACCGTTTACATCATTACCTTCTCTAACTCCACAAATAAAAAGTCCATGAGGGATTTTGCGAAGTAAGGTTTTTTTGGCTTCTAGGTCGAGAGTCATAACTTAGGTTTGAATGCTTTAACTCTAGGCAACTTCGACCTAGATTCCTTGTGGGAATAATTTAATAAAAATGAAAGCCTTATACCCTGGAAGCTTTGACCCACTTACCTTTGGTCATCTTGACCTTATAAATCGAGGTTGTGATTTGTTTGGCGAGGTTCTGGTAGCAGTACTCGAGAATCCAGATAAAACACCAACTTTTGATCTAGGTACACGACTAGAGCAGATTAGATCAGCTACAAGTCACTTGAATGGGGTTCAGGTCATTAGCTTTAAAGGACTAACCGTTAGATGCGCAAAAGAGAACAAAGCTGATCTGATATTAAGAGGTCTTAGAGCTATGAGTGATTTCGAATATGAACTACAAATAGCTCATACAAACCGTTCACTTGAGGCTTACTATGAAACTGTTTTCCTCGTTACCGAAGCCCATCACAGCTTTTTAAGCAGTTCTGTTGTTAAAGAAGTAGCTCGATTTGGAGGAAAAGTCTCCCACATGGTTCCTGAAAAGGTGGCAAAAGACCTTATAAGGCTTTTTAATTATGAATAATGACTGCATAAAACATGGAAGAAGTGCATCTATCGACATTGGATCAACTAGACCAACTGGAAGAGATACTTCTAGATGGAAACAGGATTCCTTTTAGCGGAAATCGATTGATCAACGAGCAGGATGTGATTGATCTACTTGATGAAATTAGAGAATCAATTCCAAGAGAAATTGTCAATGCATCAGAAATACTAAAAAATGGAGACAAATACTTGCAAAAATCCAAAGTCATGGCAGAAGACATATTAACCAAAGCCAAACAAGAGCGAAATAGATTAGTTAATTCAGACGGAGTTAGACAAGAAGCCGAAAGACAAATATTAGAGCTGCAAAATTACTCACGAAAGAAATGTGAAGAGATTATTAATAATGCTCATAAAAGAGCTGCTAAAATAGAAAATGAAATGCAATTAAAGATATCTCAACAAGAAAGAATGTACGCAATTAATCGGCAGAAACTTGAAAAAGAAGCAGCCGAAAGGAAAACAATGATTGAAAATCGAGACAAGGAATTAACTGCTGACCTAAAAAAAAGATATGAGAACAATAACAATAAAGCACTTGAACAATTAGAGAAATGTAGACAAGAAAGCTTAAAACTTAAAATAGAAACTCAAAAAGAAGCAGAACGAATAAATAATGAAGCCATACTGCTTAAACAACAAACACAACAACAATGTGATTCTTTAATTCTCCAAAGTCGTAATGAAGCTGCCTTTCTTCAAGAAGGTGCAAATAAATATGCTGAGCAAACTCTTATAGAATTAGAAAGTAGACTTCGAGAACTTAATCAAGTAGTTCTGGCAGGCAGATCAGAATTAGGAAAAATAAAATCTATCGCATCGATGAGACAAGAAAAATCAATAGGTAATACTGGTGCTATTCCCCTAAGAAAAATAAGAAGTCATTCCTCAAAGATAAAAAGCACACTTACTGGCACTTGCTAAAGCGAGAAATCAATCCCAGAATATTACTAATAGTTGGATCCTGATTAAATCCATTGTTATTAATAATGCTTAAATATCGAGTATTATCCTTTGTGATTAAGATACCCGAGATAGCTCTAACTCCTGATAATGTTCCGGTTTTTCCATAGAAACTCCCGTAAGAACTTGAACTATAATTTAAATTACTTAAGGTTCCTCTGATTCCAGATATAGCAAGAGATGATTTGTAAAATGATGAGAGTTTATG comes from Prochlorococcus sp. MIT 1307 and encodes:
- a CDS encoding flavin reductase family protein, whose translation is MTLDLEAKKTLLRKIPHGLFICGVREGNDVNGFTASWVTQGSFEPPLVVMAVKADGSSHGIIKRTRRFSLNVLRADQKDLAAVFFKPQKALGGRFETAPFKFGELGLPILEDCIGGVECELIGEVVHGDHTVFVGQVKAAHLNEDSEALNLSSTGWNYGG
- the coaD gene encoding pantetheine-phosphate adenylyltransferase: MKALYPGSFDPLTFGHLDLINRGCDLFGEVLVAVLENPDKTPTFDLGTRLEQIRSATSHLNGVQVISFKGLTVRCAKENKADLILRGLRAMSDFEYELQIAHTNRSLEAYYETVFLVTEAHHSFLSSSVVKEVARFGGKVSHMVPEKVAKDLIRLFNYE
- the uvrC gene encoding excinuclease ABC subunit UvrC, which translates into the protein MSQINKVQILLNNQQRLNERLGLIPNEPGCYLMLDSEERLLYVGKSKNLKNRVRSYFHRNNEHSPRIKLMIRQIAEIEFIVTDNEAEALTLESNLIKNKQPYFNILLKDDKKYPYLCITWSEEYPRIYITRRRRKRNQLDRYYGPYVDVGLLRRTLFLVKRVFPLRQRPQPLYKDRTCLNYSIGRCPGVCQQKISSEKYHQTLKKVAMVFQGRSDELIKKLTINMYKYSNRMEYEKAAQVRDQINGIEKIGEDQKMILPDSSISRDVIALAKDDRIASIQIFQVRSGKLVGRLGYISNEIDLDNEIILQRIIEEHYCLVDSVEIPNQIHLQYPLIQQKLITDWLSETKGRNVKLFCPKRSKNSEFIDLVKRNASHELIRIQKGHQKQELATSDLASLLEIDFLPRRIEGYDISHIQGSDAVASQVVFIDGLPARQHYRKYKIKSHIIKTGHSDDYLSLAEVIERRFKKWSRLKKELGSIELKQKTHSSSLENSVFNDWPDLIMIDGGKGQLNAVINRLRRLDLENEITICSLAKKNEEVYVPNRSDPLKAEPDQLGLLLLRRLRDEAHRFAINFHRQQRGSRMKRSTLSQIPGIGPKRIGVLLTHFQSIDAIQMASLEQLSKAPGVGNQLALEVWNYFHPEHESNS